A single region of the Vanacampus margaritifer isolate UIUO_Vmar chromosome 13, RoL_Vmar_1.0, whole genome shotgun sequence genome encodes:
- the frem1b gene encoding FRAS1-related extracellular matrix protein 1b isoform X1, translating into MAAVSTLLPLLLLAGAVAGGGVEVAGGGVVEVNAGLEVARGRSAFLAKEQLRIRTEADALCKVEVVLNQPITQRVGRLTPQLFDCDFLPEEVMYQHNGSPLLDSDQVLLRVYRLDSSETRVESVVVQVRVVERPPGLVDLGPTPLVVPDFYGLSNPIDRSVVNIRGRDGAACAVRLLAAAGVLTAGQLVREDDALQRKGRDAAAAALCPGNRACVSGTKEVAFLKTSCQDFLTSGLKYRHLSPPSPDLDYVAISVELREQESRVLLETESVWLPVQIVGATPNQPPRAAFMASFILEVDQFVLTPITTATLDAEDPESPKDGLVFNVTVPPPRGYVTHLDRHAKPVGSFTWSDLHHLKVAYQPPNSSRLARDNFQMEFQAFDASYATSPPIVVHVSIRAAETNAPRVSWNTGLDLLEGQSRPITWAELQIVDSDNIDDVFLVAVDGPEHGRLVVGGAKAFAFGVRDLREGRVAYEHSDSESTRDHVLFRISDGRHSLRHKFPINILPRDDTPPFLVNNVALEVPEGGALRLRPSHLLASDLDSADARILFSVVVPPRAGRLVARDRPRDPGLPVTSFLQRDLTQGRIFYQHSGDEIFQDSLEVTLADAHMPPNLSQAYTVSVAVFPVEDELPAESAGSVRRVTLKETQVAFITRAHLHFTHVEHPHADLTYTVTRPCYSPQHPGLMDAGRLFFVDNGAALRRDPTAPALKSFTQHAVDHLKVAYMPPLEDIGPDPLQVRFVFSVSDRRGGAITDLVFNITVTPVDDQSPEAFSNLLRVEEGGTAFVTDEHVLVRDRDTHEPDLKVALERPARRGRLELRGRILPPGDAFTLADLRGLAVRYVHDDSESTEDDVGLRVTDGVNAVLLDLLVHVVPVNDEPPQLGAGLRGELRCPEGGRVQVTADYLAATDRDSEDAKLSYMLARRPARGELRKAGLPVDKFSQEDLLQGHVFYVHTGGEIGPAPASDTVTLIISDGDAGGMDGCCHGDAPPVPLHGTLPVYDLNVTLLPVNNKVPSVILGASMLAVDEGSRACLCGGVLGASDPDSTPEQLTFHLDAKPLHGFLENVQPTPGYEKSNAGIPIESFTLDEMTSGFINYVQSEHKGAEPTVDQLLISVSDGLHHSASVPIFVIINPTNDETPSLHLANFTVKEGGMRELTPSLLDAFDLDAPPDELTFSLTGAPAHGTLKASAEEEPLVAVTSFSLRELRRGVRLWYAHDDSESLEDRLTLRLTDGVHSLSATAAVSVLPVDDHPPRLLKNTGAEAEPGARRLLSAVVLQAEDTDTPPQEVFYLLHAAPRFGKLQLKRETGPAELAAGQNFTQDDVDANRLSYTPHRRADADGFKGHDSFRFSLSDLEHQSSAHTFYITISSARKGDISVRTGALRVAAGERVVLNTDFLQAQDGGGRPDRLVYTVTAGPRHGLLHAVTRPGVPLATFTQMDVAAQRVCYTHDNGQRDHSDAFSFVVSNGERSQAGSVHVSIEATDRIPPTLEVNAGVRVHDGGTATIGAEHLRLSDAVAAAAELAFALSRPPRYGRLLLRGVPLGPAAGFTQADVDGRHLAYRHEPGADASGRPLNDSFHFLPGDGHNRGYLRFGQLRTEPDVFHVHVEHVDRSPPFLTALGRPSEVVRLRDGRWALLITSKHLRAADARSPPDLIQFAVVTPPRFGHLENIRTGAYIQGRFTQRDVERRSLVFVLPADADVTEDSFLFRLSDPAGNVAGPQTLDLSWSRIELSASCLRTCETAGTLQVQIQRRGKSADPAYVAIQVRDGTAKVGQDFTHSTAGLIQFDPGVNRKTWSVFLRADGLEENDENFTVTLTNPKNAVLGQTTSAQVEIVDPRGGRCDLEKTAKAPPPTPFSTATPALATPPPAEDDTILDVEAELLWESTHPPRGDVPNRRPFEDYGGHGEAQDQAQDQAQDQAQDQAQDQAQDQAQPGRALEEGVRVAGNAGLQVLSAGAKPDQKVWTFHSLTSLRLEELAPPAGGASEERRPGRAPRGRHTGSRTKEAESRQRKTGRSPSGHCEAGWTGHRGRCYLASSSVSSWASAERACSFLSNSSLPSVRSGRELGWLWRFGGKKPFWMAPSQTAATHQGRAGTWPSSPPPSWWAPTCLLAENSSRWASVGCDARTQHAFICQAWPRAR; encoded by the exons atggccgccgtgaGCACGCTCCTCCCACTGCTGCTGCTAGCGGGAGCGGTGGCCGGCGGCGGCGTGGAGGTGGCCGGCGGCGGCGTGGTGGAGGTGAACGCGGGCCTGGAGGTGGCGCGGGGCCGCTCGGCCTTCCTGGCCAAGGAGCAGCTGCGGATCCGGACGGAGGCCGACGCCCTCTGCAAGGTGGAGGTGGTCCTCAACCAGCCAATCACGCAGCGGGTGGGCCGGCTCACGCCGCAG CTGTTTGATTGCGACTTCCTGCCAGAGGAAGTCATGTACCAGCACAACGGAAGTCCTCTGCTGGACAGCGACCAAGTCCTACTGCGGGTCTACAG GTTGGACTCTTCAGAGACGCGAGTGGAGTCGGTGGTCGTGCAGGTTCGCGTGGTGGAGCGGCCACCCGGCCTGGTGGACTTGGGACCGACCCCTCTGGTGGTTCCGGACTTCTACGGGCTGTCCAACCCCATCGACCGCTCGGTGGTCAACATCAGAGGCCGGGACGGCGCCGCGTGCGCCGTGCGATTGCTCGCCGCCGCCGGAGTTCTGACCGCCGGTCAGCTGGTACGAGAGGATGACGCCCTCCAGAGGAAAG GTCGcgacgcggcggcggcggcgctctgTCCGGGAAACCGCGCCTGCGTGTCCGGCACCAAGGAAGTGGCTTTCCTGAAGACCAGCTGCCAGGACTTCCTGACTTCCGGCCTCAAGTACCGACACCTCAGCCCTCCCTCGCCCGACCTCGACTACGTCGCCATCAGCGTGGAGCTGAGGGAGCAGGAGTCCAGGGTTCTGCTGGAG ACGGAGTCTGTGTGGCTGCCGGTCCAAATCGTCGGGGCCACGCCCAACCAGCCGCCGCGGGCCGCCTTCATGGCGTCCTTCATCCTGGAAGTGGACCAATTCGTCCTGACCCCCATCACCACCGCCACGCTGGACGCCGAAGACCCCGAGAGCCCCAAAGACGGGCTGGTGTTCAACGTGACCGTCCCGCCCCCGCGAGGCTACGTCACCCACCTGGACCGACACGCCAAGCCCGTGGGCTCCTTCACCTGGTCCGACCTCCACCACCTGAAGGTGGCGTACCAGCCGCCCAATAGCAGCCGCCTCGCACGCGACAACTTTCAG ATGGAGTTCCAGGCCTTTGACGCTTCCTATGCGACCAGTCCGCCCATCGTGGTCCACGTGTCCATCAGGGCGGCGGAGACCAATGCGCCGCGGGTGTCCTGGAACACGG GTCTGGACCTTCTGGAAGGTCAGTCGCGACCCATCACGTGGGCGGAGCTGCAGATCGTGGACAGCGACAACATCGACGACGTCTTCCTGGTGGCCGTGGACGGGCCCGAGCACGGACGCCTCGTCGTCGGAG GTGCGAAGGCGTTTGCGTTCGGTGTGCGCGATCTGCGCGAGGGCCGCGTGGCGTACGAGCACTCGGACAGCGAGAGCACGCGCGACCACGTGCTGTTCCGCATCAGCGACGGGCGCCACAGCCTGCGCCACAAGTTCCCCATCAACATCCTGCCCCGCGACGACACGCCACCCTTCCTGGTCAACAACGTGGCGCTGGAGGTGCCCGAGGGCGGCGCCCTCAGGCTCCGCCCCTCCCACCTCTTGGCCTCCGACCTGGACTCCGCCGACGCCCGCATCCTCTTCAGCGTGGTGGTTCCCCCGAGGGCCGGACGCCTGGTCGCCAGGGATCGACCCCGCGACCCCG GCCTTCCCGTCACGTCCTTCCTCCAACGCGACTTGACTCAGGGTCGGATCTTCTACCAACACTCCGGAGACGAAATCTTCCAGGACTCCTTGGAGGTCACGCTGGCCGACGCCCACATGCCGCCCAACCTATCGCAGGCTTAC ACGGTGTCGGTGGCGGTGTTCCCGGTGGAGGACGAGCTTCCGGCGGAATCTGCCGGAAGCGTGCGCCGCGTGACGCTGAAGGAGACCCAAGTGGCGTTCATCACCCGCGCGCACCTGCACTTCACCCACGTCGAACACCCGCACGCCGACCTCACCTACACCGTCACCCGGCCCTGCTACAGCCCCCAACATCCTGG TTTGATGGACGCGGGTCGTCTCTTCTTCGTGGACAACGGCGCCGCCCTGAGGCGGGACCCGACGGCACCGGCGCTCAAGTCCTTCACGCAG CACGCGGTGGACCACCTGAAGGTGGCGTACATGCCGCCCCTGGAGGACATCGGACCCGACCCACTCCAAGTCCGCTTTGTCTTCTCCGTCAGCGACCGTCGCGGGGGCGCCATCACCGACCTCGTCTTCAACATCACCGTCACGCCCGTCGACGACCAGTCGCCGGAG GCTTTCAGCAATCTGTTGCGCGTGGAGGAAGGAGGAACGGCGTTCGTGACAGACGAGCACGTGCTGGTGCGTGACCGCGACACCCATGAGCCGGACCTCAAGGTGGCGCTGGAGCGCCCGGCCCGCCGCGGACGTCTGGAGCTGCGAGGGCGAATCCTGCCACCCGGAGACGCTTTCACGCTCGCCGATCTCCGAGGACTTGCCGTCAG GTACGTCCACGACGACTCGGAAAGTACCGAGGACGACGTCGGCTTGCGCGTGACGGACGGCGTCAACGCCGTCCTGCTGGATCTGCTCGTCCAC GTGGTGCCTGTGAACGACGAGCCCCCGCAGCTGGGCGCGGGTCTGCGCGGCGAACTGCGCTGCCCCGAGGGGGGTCGCGTCCAGGTGACGGCCGACTACCTGGCAGCCACCGACCGCGACAGCGAGGACGCCAAGCTGAGCTACATGTTAGCGCGGCGGCCCGCCAGAGGCGAGCTGCGCAAGGCGGGACTTCCCGTCGACAAGTTCTCTCAGGAGGACCTCCTGCAAGGTCACGTGTTCTACGTGCACACGG GTGGCGAGATCGGTCCCGCTCCCGCCTCCGACACCGTCACGCTCATCATCTCCGACGGCGACGCGGGCGGGATGGAcggctgttgccatggtgacgccCCGCCCGTCCCGCTTCACGGCACACTTCCTGTGTACGACCTCAATGTCACTCTACTTCCTGTCAACAACAAAGTTCCCAGCGTCATCCTGG GAGCATCCATGTTGGCGGTGGACGAGGGTTCACGGGCGTGTCTGTGCGGGGGTGTCCTGGGGGCCTCGGATCCCGACAGCACCCCAGAGCAGCTGACCTTTCACCTGGACGCCAAACCTCTGCACGGCTTCCTGGAAAACGTTCAGCCCACGCCAGGATACGAGAAGAGCAACGCGGGAATTCCCATAG AGTCGTTCACGTTGGACGAGATGACGTCAGGGTTCATCAACTACGTCCAATCGGAGCACAAAGGGGCGGAGCCGACGGTGGACCAATTGCTGATCAGCGTGAGTGACGGCCTGCATCACTCCGCCTCCGTCcccatcttcgtcatcatcaatcCCACCAATGACGAGACACCGTCACTGCACCTCGCCAACTTTACC GTGAAGGAGGGGGGCATGCGGGAGTTGACCCCGTCTCTCCTGGACGCCTTTGACCTGGACGCCCCCCCGGACGAGCTGACCTTCAGCCTGACGGGGGCGCCGGCGCACGGCACCCTGAAGGCGAGCGCCGAAGAAGAACCCCTCGTGGCCGTCACCTCCTTCAGCCTGCGAGAGCTGCGACGGG GCGTGCGCTTGTGGTACGCGCACGACGACTCGGAGAGCCTGGAGGACCGGCTGACTCTGCGGCTGACAGATGGCGTCCACTCGCTCAGCGCCACCGCCGCCGTCAGCGTGCTGCCCGTCGACGACCACCCGCCCCGCCTCCTCAA GAACACCGGCGCGGAGGCGGAGCCTGGCGCGCGGAGGCTGCTCTCCGCCGTGGTCCTGCAGGCCGAGGACACCGACACGCCGCCCCAGGAAGTCTTCTACCTGCTACACGCCGCGCCCCGCTTCGGAAAACTGCAGCTGAAG CGCGAGACGGGCCCGGCGGAGCTGGCGGCGGGTCAGAACTTCACTCAGGACGACGTGGACGCCAACCGGCTAAGCTACACGCCCCACCGGCGCGCTGATGCGGATGGGTTCAAAGGTCACGACAGCTTCCGCTTCAGCCTCAGTGATCTGGAACACCAAAGCTCCGCCCACACCTTTTACATCACCATCAGCAGCGCCCGCAAAG GCGACATCTCGGTGCGGACGGGGGCGCTGCGCGTGGCGGCGGGCGAGCGCGTGGTCCTCAACACGGACTTCCTGCAAGCGCAAGACGGCGGCGGGCGCCCGGACCGGCTTGTGTACACGGTGACGGCGGGGCCGCGCCACGGCCTGCTGCACGCCGTCACGCGGCCCGGCGTGCCGCTCGCCACCTTCACGCAGATGGACGTGGCCGCGCAGCGCGTCTGCTACACGCACGACAACGGACAACGAGACCACAGCGACGCCTTCAG TTTTGTGGTGAGCAACGGCGAGCGGTCGCAGGCCGGCAGCGTGCACGTGTCCATCGAGGCGACGGACCGCATCCCGCCCACCTTGGAGGTCAACGCGGGCGTGCGCGTGCACGACGGCGGCACGGCCACCATCGGCGCCGAGCACCTGCGGCTCAGCGACGCTGTTGCGGCCGCCGCCGAGCTCGCCTTCGCGCTCAGCCGCCCGCCGCGCTACGGTCGCCTGCTGCTGCGAGGCGTCCCGCTGGGCCCGGCGGCGGGCTTCACCCAGGCCGACGTGGACGGGCGCCACCTGGCCTACCGCCACGAGCCGGGCGCCGACGCGAGCGGCCGGCCGCTCAACGACAGCTTCCACTTCCTGCCGGGGGACGGCCACAATCGCGGCTATTTGAGATTCGGGCAGCTGAGGACCGAGCCGGACGTCTTTCACGTGCAC GTGGAGCACGTGGACCGCTCGCCTCCCTTCCTGACCGCGTTGGGGCGACCCAGCGAGGTGGTCCGACTGCGCGACGGCCGCTGGGCGCTGTTGATCACGTCCAAGCATCTGCGAGCCGCCGACGCTCGCAGTCCGCCGGATCTGATCCAGTTCGCCGTCGTCACGCCGCCGCGTTTCGGACACCTGGAGAACATCCGTACCG GCGCGTACATCCAAGGCCGCTTCACGCAGCGAGACGTGGAGCGCCGCTCGCTGGTCTTCGTGCTGCCCGCCGACGCCGACGTGACCGAGGACAGCTTCCTGTTCCGGCTCAGCGACCCGGCGGGGAACGTCGCCGGGCCGCAAAC GCTGGATCTGTCCTGGTCCCGAATCGAATTGTCGGCCAGCTGCCTTCGGACCTGCGAGACGGCGGGAACGCTTCAGGTCCAGATCCAACGGCGCGGGAAAAGCGCCGACCCGGCGTACGTCGCCATCCAG GTCCGGGATGGGACGGCCAAAGTGGGTCAGGACTTCACGCACAGCACAGCCGGACTGATCCAGTTTGATCCAG GAGTCAACAGGAAAACGTGGAGCGTCTTCCTGCGAGCCGACGGCCTGGAGGAGAACGACGAGAACTTCACCGTCACTCTGACGAACCCGAAGAACGCCGTCCTGGGACAGACGACCTCCGCCCAGGTGGAGATCGTCGACCCCAGAGGAG GACGTTGCGATTTGGAGAAAACGGCCAAGGCCCCTCCCCCTACTCCCTTTTCCACAGCCACCCCAGCACTTGCCACGCCCCCTCCGGCAGAAGACGACACCATCCTGGATGTGGAGGCGGAGCTTTTGTGGGAGAGCACGCACCCTCCCCGAGGCGACGTTCCGAACCGTCGCCCCTTCGAGGACTACGGCGGCCACGGAGAAGCGCAGGACCAAGCGCAGGACCAAGCGCAGGACCAAGCGCAGGACCAAGCGCAGGACCAAGCGCAGGACCAAGCGCAGCCCGGACGCGCTCTCGAGGAAGGCGTCCGGGTTGCTGGCAACGCTGGACTCCAG GTGCTGTCAGCGGGAGCAAAACCGGACCAGAAAGTCTGGACG TTCCACAGTCTGACTTCTCTGCGCTTGGAGGAGCTGGCACCACCAGCAGGTGGCGCCAGCGAGGAGCGCCGCCCGGGACGAGCCCCTCGCGGGCGTCACACGGGAAGCAGGACCAAGGAGGCGGAGTCACGCCAGCGAAAA ACGGGGCGCTCGCCGAGCGGCCACTGTGAAGCGGGTTGGACCGGCCACAGGGGGCGCTGTTACCTGGCCAGCTCGTCCGTCAGCAGCTGGGCTAGCGCCGAGCGCGCCTGCTCCTTCCT GTCCAACAGCAGCCTGCCGAGCGTGCGGTCCGGGCGAGAGCTGGGCTGGCTCTGGAGATTTGGCGGCAAGAAACCATTTTGGATGGCTCCGTCCCAAACGGCGGCGACGCAccaag GCCGTGCAGGGACGTGGCCGTCTTCGCCGCCGCCATCCTGGTGGGCACCGACTTGTTTGCTGGCGGAGAACTCGTCCCGGTGGGCGAGCGTCGGCTGCGACGCCCGCACGCAGCACGCCTTCATTTGCCAGGCGTGGCCTCGCGCTCGCTGA